GCGCCGGAAGTGCCGGGCGGTCGTGAGGGTCCGATCCGCGCCCGCGGTCGTGACCTCGAGGGTGTAGCTGCCGGGGATGCGGTCGGCGACGTCGTCCATGGCCCCCGACACGGCGCGGGTGACGTCGGCGAGCCGGTCGGAGTCGACCCCGCCCGGGCCGTCGGGCAGGTCGACGATCACCCGGAGCGTGCGGTGTTTCGCGGGTCCGGTCAGGGCGACGTCCTCGAGGAAGAGTCCGGCGTGGGCGACCACCGGCGTGAGCACGCTGGTCAATGCGGTCCGAAGGTCCGTGCGTTCGGCGGCCATGGCTCCTCCTTGTGTAGTTGTCTCGCGGTCGCGCGTGCGACCCACCCGTGGCGGCAGTGCACCAGCCTAGGCCGAGGACGTGGCACGATCAACGTCATGACCATCCGCCGGGCCCTCGCCACCCTGACCGCCGGGGTGGCGATCGCCGCCCTGTCAGCCGGCTGCGGGGTGCGGATCGGCTCACCCCCCGCGCCGATCCCGTCCCCCGACGCCGTCGAGCAGCTCCGGCAGCTGCTCGCGCGCAACGCCACGGGCGTGGCGGACGTCACCAGCCGGGTCGAGGCCGCCTCGGCGAATGTGGCCGAGGGGCCGGGCCCGGCGGACCTCTTCGGGCTCGTCTCGGACATCGGTTCGGAGCAGGCCGGGGACCTGGGCGGGGTCTGGACTCCCCCGCCGCGCCCCGAGACGGACACGCACGGCCCTGCCGACCCTGCCGGCTCCGGCGACCCGACCGGCCCGGTCGACCCGACGGAGCCCACGGAACCCACAGAACCGGCCGTGCTCTCGCCCGAGGCCGCGGTCGCTGAGCTGACCGCCTCCCTGACCGAGCTCGCCGACCTGGCCGAGCAGGACCTGCCGGAGGGCTGGATCTCGACCGTCGGATCGATGCTCGTGACCCGGCAGGCGATGGTCGGCGCGGGCCGCGACCTCCTCGGCCTCGACTGCGGGCCCGTCTGCCCGGCCCCGCTCGCACCGGTGAACCTCAACGACGGCGCGACCAAGGATTCGATCATCGCCCACCTCGACGCGATCGGGTACCTGGGCGAGATCGCCGCGGCGCAGGCGGACGGCGAGGAGCAGGAGGCCCTCGCCGCCCGCGCAGCGGACCATCGGGCGGCGGCGCGCACGATGATCGCAGCGGCCGCGGGCACCGACGCCGACCCGCGCCGACCCGCCTACGCGATCGGCGCGGATGGGGTGGACACGGCGATCCGGCTGCGCCAGGGGGAACTCGTCGCGGCCTGGATCGCCGCGGCGCAGGAGAGCCGCGGCCCGGAGCGGGCCGCCGCGCTCGACCAGGCGTGGACGGCGTACCTCGACACCCATGGCGGGGCCGTGGTCGGCGGCCCGTGGCCGGGCCTGCTCAGTGGGCCAGGGCCGAGCGAACCCGATCGATCAACTCCGTGACGGCCGCCTCCGGCGCGAGCTCGACCCGGTCGCCGCTCGCGCGCGTGCGCACCTCCACCACCCCGCTCGCCAGCCCGCGCCCGACGACGAGGATGAAGGGCACGCCGAGGATCTCGGCATCGGCGAACTTGACCCCCGGGGAGACCTTGGGTCGGTCGTCGTAGAGCACCTCGAGCCCGGCCGCGTCGAGCCGGCCGGCGAGATCGGCCGCGGTGTCGAAGACTGCGGCGTCCTTGCCCGTGGCCACGACGTGCACGTGGAACGGGGCGACGTCGACGGGCCAGGCCAGGCCCGCGTCGTCGCACGTCTTCTCGGCGAGGGCGGCGAGCACACGCGTGACGCCGAGGCCGTAGGAGCCCATCGTCACGGTGACGGCCTTGCCGTTGCGATCGAGCACGCTCAGGCCGAGCGCCTCGGCGTACTTGCGACCGAGCGCGAAGATGTGTCCGACCTCGATGCCGCGGGCCAGTTCGAGCGGCCCGGAGCCGTCCGGGGCGGGATCCCCGGCCCGGACCTCGGCCACGTCGATCACGCCGTCCGCGCCGAAGTCCCGGCCCTTGACGAGGTGGGCCACGTGCCGACCCGGCACGTTCGCGCCACTCACCCAGGCCGTGCCGTCGACCACCCGCGGATCGAGCAGGTACCGCACGGGCGAGGGGGCGTCGTCCGCACGTTCCGGGGCGTTGGGACCGAGCACCTGCGGGCCGACGTAGCCGGGCACGAGCTCGGGCCGGGTGCGCAGGTCCGCCTCGGTCGCGGTCTCGACCTCGGCCGGATAGAGGGCCGCCTCGAGCCGCTTGCCGTCGACGGTGCGGTCGCCGGGCAGCCCGATCGCGAGGACCTCGCGGTCGCCGTCGGGGTGCACGGCGGTCACGAGCACGTGCTTGAGCGTGTCCGCCGCCGTCCAGGGCCGGTCGGCGCGCGGAAAGAGTTCGTTGGCCGAGTCCACGAGGGCCTCGATCGTGGCGGCGGCGGGGGTGTCGTGCACGATCGGCGCGGGTTCGCCGGACGCGTCGACGGCGGGCGGGACCGGGGTGGTGACGGCCTCGACGTTCGCCGCGTAGCCGCCGGGTGAGCGGACGAACGTGTCCTCGCCGATCGGGCTCGGGTGCAAGAACTCCTCGCTGCGCGAGCCGCCCATGGCCCCGGCGGTCGCCGAGACGATGGCGTACTCGAGGCCGAGCCGGGTGAAGATGCGCTCGTAGGCGGCGCGCTGGGCGTCGTAGGAGGCCGCCAGGCCCTCGTCGTCGAGGTCGAAGGAGTAGGCGTCCTTCATGATGAACTCTCGCCCGCGCAGGAGCCCCGCGCGGGGGCGGGCCTCGTCGCGGTACTTCGTCTGCAGCTGGAAGAGCGTGAGCGGCAGGTCCTTGTAGGAGGAGTAGAGATCGGCGACGAGCAGCGTGAACATCTCCTCGTGCGTGGGCGCGAGGAGCAGGTCGTTGCCCCGGCGGTCCTTGACGCGGAACAGGTTCGGCCCGTACTCGGTCCAGCGCCCGGTGGCCTCGTACGGCTCCCGCGGCAGCAGCGCCGGGAAGTGCACCTCCTGGGCGCCCGCACGGTTCATCTCCTCCCGCACGATCGCCTCGATCTTGCCCAGCACCCGCAGCCCCAGCGGCAGCCACGTGTAGATCCCGGGGGCGGCGCGGCGCACGTAGCCGGCGCGCACGAGCCAGGAGTGGCTGGCGACCTCCGCGTCGGCCGGGGCCTCGCGCAGGGTTCGGACAAAGAGGGAAGACATCCGCATGAGCACGCCGGAAGTCTAGTGGATCCGGGGAGGCCGTCGGGGCCGCGGCTGCCGGGCGCGCGCCGTCAGAAGAGCACGGAGGCGAACGTGCCGATGCGCTCGAAGCCCACCCGCTCGTATGTCGCCAGCGCCCTGCCGTTGTAGGAGTTGACGTACAGCGAGACGGTCGGGGCGATCTGCCGGCGCGCGTACTCGATCACCGCCGACACGGCCGGGGCGGCGAGGGATCGACCACGGTAGGCGGGGTGGATCCAGACCCCCTGCACCTGGGTGACCCCGAAGCCGAGGGTGCCCAGGTCGGCCTTGAACACGACCTCCCGGCCACGCGGGCCGTCGTCGATGCGCACGAGCGAGCGCCCCCCGGCGATCAGCTCGCGCACGCGCCGCTCGTACGCCCCCGCGACCCCGAGCGGGGAGTAGCCGACCTCCTCGGTGAACATCGCGACCGCGGCCGGGAGGAGGAGGTCGAACTCGGCCATCGTCGCGGGCCGGACGCTTTGGTCGGGCGGCACGATCGGATCGCGGTCGATGAGCAGCGACGGCTGATCGCTGCGGATCTCCCGGACCGGCCAGCGCTGGTCGCGCAGCCGCTCCCACAGGCCGAGCACCTGGTCGGCCGGGCCCACGATCGAGGAGAACCGCCGACCCCGCCGGCGGATCCGCCCGGCGAGCTCGTCCAGCTGCTCGGGGGTGAAGCCGACCGGCACGATGTTGCCGCCGATCCAGCAGACCGCCGACAGTTCGCCGCCGGCGCCGGGCGCGCGCGCGACCAGGACCGACTCGCCGAGCGCACCCGACCAGCGGAGGGTCTGGACCGGCTCGGCCATGAGGGCGGTCTCGATCGGGTGGGCGGCGCAGAACGCGACGATCAGCTCGGGATCGATCTCCCGGCCGGTCGTCACCTTCGAGGCCGACCGGCCCCACGCACGCACGAGCTATCCGACCGCGATCGACGGGCTCGGACCGGCCGCGTCCAGGTCGGCGGCGCCCGGGTGGGCAGGGCGACGCGCCCGGCCGCACGGCGCGGCGCGGACACGACCGGCCGCTCCCGCGCGACCGGCGTGCCGAGGCTGATCGGACTGCTCACGGGCTCAGTATCCCATCTAGAGGGTGACGGGTTTGACGATGTCGGCGACGGCGAGCAGCACGGTCATGCCCAGGAGCACCGTGAACACGGCGTAGGTCAGCGGCATGAGCCGGGCGGTGTCGACCAGCCCCGGGTCGGGGCGGCTGCGCCAGGCGGCCCAGCGTCGCCGGGTGCCCTCGAACAGTGCGCCGGCGATGTGTCCGCCGTCGAGCGGGAGCAGGGGGATCATGTTGAACACGAAGAGGGCGATGTTGAGCGAGGCGAGCAGCGAGAGCAGATCGGCGGCGCGCTCCTTGGCGCCGTACTGATCGACCGAGACGGAGGCGATCTCGCCGGCGATGCGGCCGGCCCCGATGAGCCCCATGACGCCGGGGTCGCGCGGGGCGTCGGTGAACAGCGCGGTCGCGATCCCGTAGAGGCGCTGCGGCAGCTGGACGACGATCTCCGCCGTGCCGGCGGTGACCTGCCAGACGACGCCGGGAACCTCGGTCAGCGGCTGCGGCTGCAGGGCGAACGTGCCGGTGATGCCGACGATCGGCGTGGTCTCGCTGCCGGAGCCGTCGGCCGCGGGCCGCGTGGTCATCTCCGGGGTGATGGTCGTGGTGAACTCGCCGCCGTCGCGTTCGACCCGCACCTCGGCGGGATCGGCGCCGCCTGCCGAGATGGCCGCCACGAGGTCGGCCCAGTCGTCGATCGACTCGCCGTTCCAGGCGACGATCCGGTCGCCGTCCTCGAGACCGGCGGCCGCCGCCGGGGAGGCGGGGTCCTCGGCCGTGCACTCCCCCGTCGTGCTCACACACGGCGAGACCGCCGAGACCCGGTTCGTGGCGACCGCGGTGCCGAGGCCGGCCACGACGATCGTGAACAGCACGGCGGCGATGACGAGGTTCATCACCGGGCCGCCGAACATGACCGCCAGCTTCTTGGGGGTGCTGAGCGAGTAGAAGGTGCGGTGCTCGTCCCCCGGATCGACCTCCTGGGCGCTGTAGGAGCGGGCGTCCTCGGAGACCCGGTCCATCCAGCCGCGCAGTCCCCGTCTCGGCTCGCCCTGGCGGCCATTCGGCGGGAACATGCCGATCATGCGCACGAAACCGCCGAGCGGGACGGCCTTGACGCCGTACTCGGTCTCGCCGCGCCGGGTGGACCACAGGGTGGGTCCGAAGCCGACGAAGTACTGCGGGACCTTGACCCCGAACCTCTTCGCGGGCAGCAGGTGCCCGATCTCGTGCAGGGCGATCGAGATCACCAGGCCGACAGCGATCACCAGGACACCGAACCAGAACATCACGG
The window above is part of the Pseudactinotalea sp. HY158 genome. Proteins encoded here:
- the rimP gene encoding ribosome maturation factor RimP produces the protein MAAERTDLRTALTSVLTPVVAHAGLFLEDVALTGPAKHRTLRVIVDLPDGPGGVDSDRLADVTRAVSGAMDDVADRIPGSYTLEVTTAGADRTLTTARHFRRAEGRSVTLTTEDGSVTGRVVAADDAQVVLRTEAGETAVALATVRSGRINLDFRPAADHA
- a CDS encoding proline--tRNA ligase; this translates as MSSLFVRTLREAPADAEVASHSWLVRAGYVRRAAPGIYTWLPLGLRVLGKIEAIVREEMNRAGAQEVHFPALLPREPYEATGRWTEYGPNLFRVKDRRGNDLLLAPTHEEMFTLLVADLYSSYKDLPLTLFQLQTKYRDEARPRAGLLRGREFIMKDAYSFDLDDEGLAASYDAQRAAYERIFTRLGLEYAIVSATAGAMGGSRSEEFLHPSPIGEDTFVRSPGGYAANVEAVTTPVPPAVDASGEPAPIVHDTPAAATIEALVDSANELFPRADRPWTAADTLKHVLVTAVHPDGDREVLAIGLPGDRTVDGKRLEAALYPAEVETATEADLRTRPELVPGYVGPQVLGPNAPERADDAPSPVRYLLDPRVVDGTAWVSGANVPGRHVAHLVKGRDFGADGVIDVAEVRAGDPAPDGSGPLELARGIEVGHIFALGRKYAEALGLSVLDRNGKAVTVTMGSYGLGVTRVLAALAEKTCDDAGLAWPVDVAPFHVHVVATGKDAAVFDTAADLAGRLDAAGLEVLYDDRPKVSPGVKFADAEILGVPFILVVGRGLASGVVEVRTRASGDRVELAPEAAVTELIDRVRSALAH
- a CDS encoding DUF4081 domain-containing GNAT family N-acetyltransferase — protein: MRAWGRSASKVTTGREIDPELIVAFCAAHPIETALMAEPVQTLRWSGALGESVLVARAPGAGGELSAVCWIGGNIVPVGFTPEQLDELAGRIRRRGRRFSSIVGPADQVLGLWERLRDQRWPVREIRSDQPSLLIDRDPIVPPDQSVRPATMAEFDLLLPAAVAMFTEEVGYSPLGVAGAYERRVRELIAGGRSLVRIDDGPRGREVVFKADLGTLGFGVTQVQGVWIHPAYRGRSLAAPAVSAVIEYARRQIAPTVSLYVNSYNGRALATYERVGFERIGTFASVLF
- a CDS encoding RIP metalloprotease — translated: MFWFGVLVIAVGLVISIALHEIGHLLPAKRFGVKVPQYFVGFGPTLWSTRRGETEYGVKAVPLGGFVRMIGMFPPNGRQGEPRRGLRGWMDRVSEDARSYSAQEVDPGDEHRTFYSLSTPKKLAVMFGGPVMNLVIAAVLFTIVVAGLGTAVATNRVSAVSPCVSTTGECTAEDPASPAAAAGLEDGDRIVAWNGESIDDWADLVAAISAGGADPAEVRVERDGGEFTTTITPEMTTRPAADGSGSETTPIVGITGTFALQPQPLTEVPGVVWQVTAGTAEIVVQLPQRLYGIATALFTDAPRDPGVMGLIGAGRIAGEIASVSVDQYGAKERAADLLSLLASLNIALFVFNMIPLLPLDGGHIAGALFEGTRRRWAAWRSRPDPGLVDTARLMPLTYAVFTVLLGMTVLLAVADIVKPVTL